One Thermococcus kodakarensis KOD1 genomic window carries:
- a CDS encoding HEPN domain-containing protein, protein MHYEEVEVLLQRSEDYMELADSAFDEEKYDAAIFLTEQAIQFYLKALLIKYADVRLRTHSVRELLAALGKALEAEEKVADFIRSHRSLLRELEDAYIGARYEPRRYYREDAEELMEFVREVRDFVEGLADEFERKSH, encoded by the coding sequence ATGCACTACGAAGAAGTTGAGGTTCTCCTTCAAAGATCAGAGGACTACATGGAGCTTGCTGATTCTGCTTTTGATGAAGAGAAGTACGACGCCGCGATTTTTCTGACAGAACAAGCGATTCAGTTTTACCTCAAAGCCCTTCTGATTAAATACGCTGACGTGAGACTCAGAACTCACTCGGTAAGGGAGCTTCTGGCGGCCCTTGGGAAAGCCCTTGAAGCGGAAGAGAAGGTAGCTGACTTCATAAGGTCGCACCGGAGCCTTCTCAGAGAGCTTGAGGATGCATACATAGGGGCGAGGTATGAGCCGCGGCGCTACTACCGCGAGGACGCGGAGGAGCTTATGGAGTTCGTGAGGGAAGTTAGGGACTTCGTGGAGGGTCTAGCGGATGAGTTCGAAAGGAAGAGCCATTGA
- a CDS encoding nucleotidyltransferase domain-containing protein codes for MSSKGRAIEAMIERGRKRYLMIKNYKRYLPAIKRACEEVFGKCELYVFGSVLTGKFTAGSDVDLMIKVQKVPKSLRERAELEARIEELAGLPDYHPFEFHIVDEEGFERYVKLLKAELKKVE; via the coding sequence ATGAGTTCGAAAGGAAGAGCCATTGAGGCAATGATCGAGCGCGGGAGGAAGAGGTACCTAATGATAAAGAACTACAAGCGCTACCTTCCAGCGATAAAGAGGGCTTGCGAGGAAGTCTTTGGTAAGTGCGAGCTCTACGTCTTTGGCAGCGTCCTGACCGGGAAGTTCACCGCTGGGAGTGACGTTGATCTGATGATAAAGGTTCAAAAAGTCCCAAAAAGCCTCCGCGAGAGGGCTGAACTTGAGGCGAGGATCGAAGAGCTCGCAGGCCTGCCCGATTATCACCCCTTTGAATTCCACATCGTTGATGAAGAGGGATTCGAGCGGTACGTAAAACTGCTGAAAGCCGAGCTGAAAAAAGTGGAATGA
- a CDS encoding MFS transporter encodes MRWSEIPREAKAYMIYHTLIAPGLITWTLFPLYLMMTGYSILEVGVFFTIVNIASIPLTYLFGRLFNRWDIKKGLIVIDILDGIAYVMYGLAKGAIAPLMLFGGKVIDKLSTLLYPLYQAYEQIIYPEDKYEEIFAWHLRLPEIATLVSFPIMGYLLGYVYNRPEHYRLTFLFFGLFSVVTVAYLWLFLPPVGKEERITPEGFTFKAGEFKRLLAFETLLTLAWGLAPEFVLINYVVFVLHKTVFEITLIAVASSLLRIAGTYASERVPKNKGFHAIALGMFLNALYAFVMALAPPFWLALVVYAIGDFGNALWFPFYRSWLFKLIPKERTTEFHAALSSYRKVLGLITPITAGFLASIHPTLPYGASLAGFIVAGLFLLWIAKKRGRP; translated from the coding sequence ATGCGCTGGAGCGAAATTCCCAGGGAAGCCAAGGCCTATATGATCTACCACACCCTCATAGCCCCGGGACTAATAACGTGGACTCTCTTCCCGCTCTACCTTATGATGACGGGCTACTCCATCCTTGAGGTCGGGGTGTTCTTCACGATAGTGAACATCGCCTCGATCCCGCTCACCTACCTCTTCGGCAGGCTCTTCAACCGCTGGGATATCAAAAAGGGCCTCATAGTGATAGACATCCTCGATGGAATAGCCTACGTCATGTACGGCCTCGCCAAGGGAGCGATAGCGCCGCTGATGCTCTTCGGCGGCAAGGTGATCGACAAGCTTTCCACTCTGTTATACCCTCTCTACCAGGCCTACGAGCAGATAATCTACCCTGAGGACAAATACGAGGAGATATTCGCCTGGCATCTAAGATTGCCCGAGATAGCTACTTTGGTGAGCTTTCCGATAATGGGCTACCTCCTCGGATATGTGTACAATAGGCCGGAGCACTACCGCCTGACCTTCCTCTTCTTCGGCCTCTTCTCGGTTGTAACTGTCGCTTACCTCTGGCTCTTCCTGCCCCCTGTGGGCAAGGAGGAGAGGATAACCCCGGAGGGGTTCACGTTCAAAGCGGGTGAGTTTAAGCGCCTCCTTGCATTTGAAACGCTATTAACGCTGGCGTGGGGGCTAGCTCCTGAGTTCGTCCTCATAAACTACGTCGTCTTCGTTCTTCACAAGACGGTCTTCGAGATAACGCTGATAGCGGTTGCGAGCAGTCTTCTTAGAATAGCAGGCACATACGCCAGCGAGAGGGTTCCAAAGAATAAGGGCTTCCACGCGATAGCTTTGGGAATGTTCCTAAACGCCCTCTACGCCTTCGTGATGGCCCTTGCCCCACCTTTCTGGCTCGCCCTGGTCGTTTACGCCATCGGAGACTTCGGCAACGCGCTCTGGTTCCCGTTCTACCGCTCGTGGCTCTTCAAGCTCATTCCAAAGGAGAGGACAACAGAGTTCCATGCGGCCCTTTCGAGCTACCGGAAAGTTCTTGGACTCATAACTCCGATCACAGCCGGTTTCCTTGCGAGCATTCACCCCACGCTGCCCTACGGTGCAAGCCTTGCTGGATTCATAGTGGCTGGATTGTTCCTCCTGTGGATCGCAAAGAAGAGAGGAAGACCTTAA
- a CDS encoding class I SAM-dependent methyltransferase: MEERWDFDSWAESYDEDVMSDGWIHSDYERVLRLVAERAKGVVVDVGCGTGNILRFLRCERYIGVEPSEGMRKAFREKWGFEPIDGHFLEIPLPEGSADTVVSTYAFHHVPDEEKGEAIREMLRVLRPGGILIIADVMFESEDEKRRIGEEDGILEEVLEEYFATLDHLGAIFERLGVYWEAERVNRYVWVVAVEKHSNLLTPDHNP; the protein is encoded by the coding sequence ATGGAAGAAAGGTGGGACTTTGACTCGTGGGCGGAGAGCTATGACGAGGACGTTATGAGCGACGGCTGGATACACAGCGATTATGAGAGAGTCCTTCGGCTTGTCGCGGAGAGGGCTAAGGGAGTGGTCGTTGATGTGGGCTGTGGCACGGGCAACATCCTCCGCTTCCTCCGCTGTGAGCGCTACATCGGCGTCGAGCCCTCGGAGGGGATGCGGAAGGCTTTTCGCGAGAAGTGGGGCTTTGAGCCCATTGACGGCCACTTTCTCGAAATCCCTCTTCCGGAGGGGAGCGCGGATACAGTGGTGAGCACCTACGCCTTCCACCACGTTCCTGACGAGGAGAAGGGGGAAGCGATAAGGGAAATGCTCCGCGTGCTGAGACCGGGAGGGATCCTAATCATAGCCGACGTCATGTTTGAGTCGGAAGACGAGAAAAGGCGCATAGGCGAGGAGGACGGCATACTGGAAGAGGTTCTGGAAGAGTACTTCGCGACCCTCGACCACTTGGGGGCGATTTTTGAAAGGCTGGGGGTATATTGGGAGGCCGAGAGGGTGAACAGGTACGTCTGGGTGGTGGCGGTGGAAAAGCACTCCAACCTGCTCACCCCTGACCACAACCCCTAA
- a CDS encoding ArsR family transcriptional regulator translates to MPDEDLAREVQELREALETLRKSFEIVSQMAQSYLRLLNLYAEYGGLSIDVVIPEIKHDPIAREIVKILFDLRRANVSQIARELKGRRGKASRNTVRAKLEELEELGVVREVSSEDNRGRIYTLSRDVVRKWLELIGMPIRFEHANDY, encoded by the coding sequence ATGCCCGACGAAGACCTAGCCAGGGAAGTCCAGGAGCTCAGGGAGGCCCTTGAAACGCTGAGGAAGAGCTTCGAGATAGTCTCCCAGATGGCCCAGTCCTACCTCCGGCTCCTCAACCTCTACGCGGAATACGGCGGGCTTAGCATAGACGTTGTTATTCCAGAGATAAAGCATGACCCGATAGCGAGGGAGATTGTGAAGATTCTCTTCGACCTGAGGAGGGCAAACGTGAGCCAAATAGCGCGGGAGCTCAAGGGGAGGCGTGGAAAGGCCTCGCGGAACACAGTCAGGGCAAAGCTTGAGGAGCTGGAGGAGCTGGGCGTCGTTAGAGAGGTGTCCTCCGAGGACAACAGAGGCAGGATATATACCCTCTCCCGCGATGTGGTCAGGAAGTGGTTAGAGCTGATCGGAATGCCGATTAGGTTTGAGCACGCTAATGATTATTGA